In Polyodon spathula isolate WHYD16114869_AA chromosome 27, ASM1765450v1, whole genome shotgun sequence, one DNA window encodes the following:
- the LOC121301303 gene encoding methyl-CpG-binding domain protein 3 isoform X3: protein MERKSPSGKKFRSKPQLARYLGNSMDLSSFDFRTGKMLMSKLNKNRQRLRYDANNQAKGKPDLNTSLPVRQTASIFKQPVTKVTNHPSNKVKTDPQKAIDQPRQLFWEKKLSGLNAFDIAEELVKTMELPKGLQGVGPGCTDETLLSAIASALHTSTAPITGQLSAAVEKNPGVWLNTSQPLCKAFMVTDEDIRKQEELVYNVRKKLEEALMADMLAHVEEASCDGDTVKEEGDETEDMEDV from the exons ATGGAGAGGAAAAG CCCCAGTGGAAAGAAGTTCCGGAGCAAGCCGCAGCTGGCCCGCTACCTCGGCAACTCCATGGACCTGAGCTCCTTCGACTTCCGCACCGGCAAGATGCTGATGAGCAAACTGAACAAGAACCGGCAGCGCCTGCGCTATGACGCCAACAACCAGGCTAAG GGTAAACCCGATCTGAACACGTCCCTCCCAGTCAGACAGACGGCCTCCATCTTCAAACAGCCGGTTACCAAGGTGACGAACCATCCCAGCAACAAGGTGAAGACGGACCCACAGAAAGCCATCGACCAGCCCCGGCAG CTGTTCTGGGAGAAGAAGCTGAGTGGCCTCAACGCATTTGACATTGCAGAGGAGCTGGTGAAGACCATGGAGCTGCCCAAGGGGCTGCAAG GCGTGGGCCCAGGCTGCACCGATGAGACCCTCCTCTCTGCCATCGCCAGCGCGCTCCACACCAGCACCGCGCCCATCACGGGACAGCTGTCTGCTGCTGTGGAGAAAAACCCGGGCGTGTGGCTCAACACGTCCCAGCCGCTCTGCAAGGCCTTCATGGTGACTGACGAGGACATCCG GAAACAGGAAGAGCTGGTGTACAACGTGCGGAAGAAGCTGGAGGAAGCGCTGATGGCAGACATGCTGGCTCATGTGGAAGAGGCG
- the LOC121301303 gene encoding methyl-CpG-binding domain protein 3 isoform X4, whose translation MDTKHPSGKKFRSKPQLARYLGNSMDLSSFDFRTGKMLMSKLNKNRQRLRYDANNQAKGKPDLNTSLPVRQTASIFKQPVTKVTNHPSNKVKTDPQKAIDQPRQLFWEKKLSGLNAFDIAEELVKTMELPKGLQGVGPGCTDETLLSAIASALHTSTAPITGQLSAAVEKNPGVWLNTSQPLCKAFMVTDEDIRKQEELVYNVRKKLEEALMADMLAHVEEASCDGDTVKEEGDETEDMEDV comes from the exons ATGGACACGAAGCA CCCCAGTGGAAAGAAGTTCCGGAGCAAGCCGCAGCTGGCCCGCTACCTCGGCAACTCCATGGACCTGAGCTCCTTCGACTTCCGCACCGGCAAGATGCTGATGAGCAAACTGAACAAGAACCGGCAGCGCCTGCGCTATGACGCCAACAACCAGGCTAAG GGTAAACCCGATCTGAACACGTCCCTCCCAGTCAGACAGACGGCCTCCATCTTCAAACAGCCGGTTACCAAGGTGACGAACCATCCCAGCAACAAGGTGAAGACGGACCCACAGAAAGCCATCGACCAGCCCCGGCAG CTGTTCTGGGAGAAGAAGCTGAGTGGCCTCAACGCATTTGACATTGCAGAGGAGCTGGTGAAGACCATGGAGCTGCCCAAGGGGCTGCAAG GCGTGGGCCCAGGCTGCACCGATGAGACCCTCCTCTCTGCCATCGCCAGCGCGCTCCACACCAGCACCGCGCCCATCACGGGACAGCTGTCTGCTGCTGTGGAGAAAAACCCGGGCGTGTGGCTCAACACGTCCCAGCCGCTCTGCAAGGCCTTCATGGTGACTGACGAGGACATCCG GAAACAGGAAGAGCTGGTGTACAACGTGCGGAAGAAGCTGGAGGAAGCGCTGATGGCAGACATGCTGGCTCATGTGGAAGAGGCG
- the LOC121301303 gene encoding methyl-CpG-binding domain protein 3 isoform X1: MERKRWECSALPQGWKREEVTRKSGLSAGKSDVYYYSPSGKKFRSKPQLARYLGNSMDLSSFDFRTGKMLMSKLNKNRQRLRYDANNQAKGKPDLNTSLPVRQTASIFKQPVTKVTNHPSNKVKTDPQKAIDQPRQLFWEKKLSGLNAFDIAEELVKTMELPKGLQGVGPGCTDETLLSAIASALHTSTAPITGQLSAAVEKNPGVWLNTSQPLCKAFMVTDEDIRKQEELVYNVRKKLEEALMADMLAHVEEASCDGDTVKEEGDETEDMEDV; encoded by the exons ATGGAGAGGAAAAGGTGGGAGTGCTCGGCTCTCCCCCAGGGCTGGAAAAGGGAAGAAGTGACCAGAAAGTCGGGTTTGTCAGCGGGCAAGAGCGATGTCTATTACTATAG CCCCAGTGGAAAGAAGTTCCGGAGCAAGCCGCAGCTGGCCCGCTACCTCGGCAACTCCATGGACCTGAGCTCCTTCGACTTCCGCACCGGCAAGATGCTGATGAGCAAACTGAACAAGAACCGGCAGCGCCTGCGCTATGACGCCAACAACCAGGCTAAG GGTAAACCCGATCTGAACACGTCCCTCCCAGTCAGACAGACGGCCTCCATCTTCAAACAGCCGGTTACCAAGGTGACGAACCATCCCAGCAACAAGGTGAAGACGGACCCACAGAAAGCCATCGACCAGCCCCGGCAG CTGTTCTGGGAGAAGAAGCTGAGTGGCCTCAACGCATTTGACATTGCAGAGGAGCTGGTGAAGACCATGGAGCTGCCCAAGGGGCTGCAAG GCGTGGGCCCAGGCTGCACCGATGAGACCCTCCTCTCTGCCATCGCCAGCGCGCTCCACACCAGCACCGCGCCCATCACGGGACAGCTGTCTGCTGCTGTGGAGAAAAACCCGGGCGTGTGGCTCAACACGTCCCAGCCGCTCTGCAAGGCCTTCATGGTGACTGACGAGGACATCCG GAAACAGGAAGAGCTGGTGTACAACGTGCGGAAGAAGCTGGAGGAAGCGCTGATGGCAGACATGCTGGCTCATGTGGAAGAGGCG
- the LOC121301303 gene encoding methyl-CpG-binding domain protein 3 isoform X2 — protein MQQRENPSGKKFRSKPQLARYLGNSMDLSSFDFRTGKMLMSKLNKNRQRLRYDANNQAKGKPDLNTSLPVRQTASIFKQPVTKVTNHPSNKVKTDPQKAIDQPRQLFWEKKLSGLNAFDIAEELVKTMELPKGLQGVGPGCTDETLLSAIASALHTSTAPITGQLSAAVEKNPGVWLNTSQPLCKAFMVTDEDIRKQEELVYNVRKKLEEALMADMLAHVEEASCDGDTVKEEGDETEDMEDV, from the exons ATGCAGCAGCGGGAGAA CCCCAGTGGAAAGAAGTTCCGGAGCAAGCCGCAGCTGGCCCGCTACCTCGGCAACTCCATGGACCTGAGCTCCTTCGACTTCCGCACCGGCAAGATGCTGATGAGCAAACTGAACAAGAACCGGCAGCGCCTGCGCTATGACGCCAACAACCAGGCTAAG GGTAAACCCGATCTGAACACGTCCCTCCCAGTCAGACAGACGGCCTCCATCTTCAAACAGCCGGTTACCAAGGTGACGAACCATCCCAGCAACAAGGTGAAGACGGACCCACAGAAAGCCATCGACCAGCCCCGGCAG CTGTTCTGGGAGAAGAAGCTGAGTGGCCTCAACGCATTTGACATTGCAGAGGAGCTGGTGAAGACCATGGAGCTGCCCAAGGGGCTGCAAG GCGTGGGCCCAGGCTGCACCGATGAGACCCTCCTCTCTGCCATCGCCAGCGCGCTCCACACCAGCACCGCGCCCATCACGGGACAGCTGTCTGCTGCTGTGGAGAAAAACCCGGGCGTGTGGCTCAACACGTCCCAGCCGCTCTGCAAGGCCTTCATGGTGACTGACGAGGACATCCG GAAACAGGAAGAGCTGGTGTACAACGTGCGGAAGAAGCTGGAGGAAGCGCTGATGGCAGACATGCTGGCTCATGTGGAAGAGGCG
- the LOC121301311 gene encoding cytochrome b-c1 complex subunit 10-like: MLGKVIGPKYVQLAKTWVPTLSAWAAVGGVTLVYATDWRVILDYVPYINSKFKKDE; the protein is encoded by the exons ATGCTGGGGAAAGTGATCGGGCCGAAATACGTGCAGCTCGCCAAGACCTG ggtccCCACGCTGTCTGCCTGGGCTGCGGTGGGTGGGGTCACGCTGGTCTATGCCACTGACTGGCGGGTGATTCTCGACTATGTGCCCTACATCAACAGCAAGTTCAAGAAGGACGAGTAG